From one Nitrosococcus halophilus Nc 4 genomic stretch:
- a CDS encoding Flp family type IVb pilin has translation MSNLTQKIRSFLRDEEGLTMTEYAVAGGLIVVGGAAVFMALGGEIERVIGLVNAELAKVGGA, from the coding sequence ATGAGCAATCTTACCCAAAAAATCCGTTCTTTCTTGCGCGATGAAGAAGGCTTGACCATGACCGAATATGCAGTGGCGGGTGGTTTAATCGTTGTTGGTGGTGCTGCGGTATTTATGGCTCTGGGAGGTGAAATTGAGAGAGTAATTGGGTTAGTTAATGCTGAGCTTGCAAAAGTAGGAGGAGCCTAA
- a CDS encoding ATPase AAA has protein sequence MDALARQISEQPSMDPMEMKLAALAPRPRTVEETGLSQNFLQALIAKHLYDGGVSTLRELVARTLLAGSILETVLALMRSEAYVEIRGSVDGTTALRYGLTDRGRAFALESLMKSGYLGPAPVSLTQYIQVVQAQSVHHHQVTQAQMQSAFSEIVIRDNLLNQLGPALNSGRAIFVYGPAGTGKTYIAQRLAWMLGDPVLIPHAIAVGDTPIQLFDPIFHQPIKDPEGTPHALFEQGYDPRFVFCQRPAVLTGGELTLDMLEISYEASTKVYQAPLQLKANNGIYLLDDLGRQRVAPVDLFNRWIVPMESQQDYLNLASGKRFPVPFDVILIFSTNLNPSALADEAFLRRLGYKIRFGELNAKEYAAIWRQVCEARGIEFDGELLRYVLEELYGSSPRPLLPCHPRDLLSMALDQACYLEISNQVTKEMLDLAWQSYFVGLESDKS, from the coding sequence GTGGACGCATTGGCACGACAAATTTCAGAGCAGCCTTCCATGGACCCCATGGAAATGAAATTGGCCGCCCTAGCTCCCCGTCCCCGAACGGTGGAGGAGACGGGCCTTAGCCAGAATTTTTTGCAAGCATTGATCGCCAAGCACCTCTACGATGGAGGCGTCAGCACCCTCCGGGAGTTGGTGGCGAGAACCCTGTTAGCCGGATCGATTTTGGAAACGGTGTTGGCCCTGATGCGCAGCGAAGCCTATGTGGAAATCCGGGGCAGTGTGGACGGAACCACCGCCTTGCGCTATGGACTCACGGATCGGGGCCGGGCTTTTGCCCTTGAGTCTTTAATGAAAAGCGGTTATCTGGGACCGGCTCCGGTGTCGTTAACGCAATATATTCAGGTCGTGCAGGCCCAAAGCGTCCATCATCACCAGGTCACCCAGGCCCAGATGCAGTCCGCCTTTTCTGAGATCGTTATCCGCGATAATCTCTTAAATCAGTTAGGTCCGGCCCTGAACTCCGGTAGGGCCATTTTCGTGTACGGTCCTGCCGGTACCGGCAAGACCTATATTGCCCAACGCTTGGCTTGGATGCTGGGCGATCCGGTGCTGATTCCCCACGCCATTGCGGTCGGCGATACCCCCATTCAACTCTTTGATCCCATCTTCCATCAGCCTATTAAAGATCCTGAGGGAACCCCCCATGCGCTGTTCGAGCAAGGGTACGACCCCCGCTTTGTCTTCTGCCAGCGTCCCGCCGTACTCACGGGGGGGGAATTAACCTTGGATATGCTGGAAATCAGCTATGAGGCGTCCACTAAAGTCTATCAAGCGCCGTTACAACTCAAAGCCAATAACGGGATCTACCTCCTTGACGACTTGGGCCGCCAGCGGGTGGCGCCGGTAGATTTATTTAATCGCTGGATTGTTCCCATGGAAAGTCAGCAGGACTATTTGAATTTGGCCTCGGGCAAGCGCTTTCCCGTCCCCTTCGATGTGATCCTGATTTTTTCCACCAATTTGAACCCCAGCGCCCTTGCCGACGAGGCCTTTCTCCGCCGCCTGGGCTACAAAATCCGCTTTGGAGAGCTGAATGCGAAAGAATATGCGGCAATCTGGCGTCAAGTCTGTGAAGCGCGGGGCATCGAGTTCGATGGGGAACTGTTGAGGTATGTGCTGGAGGAGCTTTATGGCTCCAGTCCTCGGCCGCTGCTGCCTTGCCATCCGCGGGATTTGCTGTCCATGGCCTTGGACCAAGCCTGCTACTTGGAGATTTCCAATCAAGTGACCAAAGAAATGCTGGATCTGGCCTGGCAGAGTTATTTTGTCGGACTGGAGAGTGACAAAAGCTGA
- the cpaB gene encoding Flp pilus assembly protein CpaB, producing the protein MIKRKSLMLFFIAIVLGTGATWMANQWLQDRMQPGPVEVVAPETAPVVVAALEIPFGQKIETMHLKVISWPADNMPEGIFHETSAVEGRVASQKIYPGEPIMKDRAVEQLGGSTLSAIVPRDKRAVTVRVNDVIGVAGFLLPGNQVDVLSSRKIDRSQNKVQIETILQNLKVLAVDQTASQDKNQPLVVRAVTLEADPKQAEKLFKATEEGTIQLVLRNPQDVAVIKDPEPVKVAKKTYSKAPQPISDSVTVIRGTQVDISKVRL; encoded by the coding sequence ATGATCAAGCGTAAGAGTTTGATGCTGTTTTTCATCGCCATCGTCCTGGGTACCGGCGCCACTTGGATGGCCAATCAATGGCTCCAGGATCGGATGCAGCCTGGGCCGGTAGAAGTGGTCGCTCCGGAGACTGCTCCCGTAGTGGTTGCTGCCCTGGAGATACCCTTTGGACAAAAAATAGAGACGATGCACCTGAAAGTAATTTCCTGGCCTGCCGATAACATGCCAGAGGGAATATTTCATGAGACATCCGCCGTGGAAGGCCGGGTTGCCAGTCAAAAAATTTATCCAGGCGAGCCGATCATGAAGGATCGGGCGGTGGAGCAGCTTGGCGGTAGCACCTTGTCGGCCATTGTTCCTCGCGATAAACGGGCGGTGACCGTGCGTGTCAATGACGTCATCGGTGTGGCGGGTTTTCTTTTGCCCGGCAACCAGGTGGATGTCCTGTCCTCACGCAAAATTGATAGGAGTCAAAACAAAGTTCAAATCGAGACCATTTTGCAAAACTTAAAAGTCCTGGCGGTGGATCAAACGGCCTCCCAGGATAAAAACCAGCCCCTGGTGGTGCGCGCGGTGACCCTGGAAGCTGATCCGAAGCAAGCAGAGAAGCTATTCAAAGCGACCGAGGAGGGGACCATTCAACTGGTTCTGCGCAATCCACAAGATGTGGCCGTTATCAAAGATCCCGAACCGGTAAAGGTGGCCAAGAAAACCTATTCTAAAGCGCCGCAGCCGATTTCCGATTCGGTCACCGTGATCCGGGGAACCCAGGTGGATATCTCCAAAGTCAGGCTTTAG
- a CDS encoding helix-turn-helix transcriptional regulator, giving the protein MRKGASTSEGLTLLLIDLRQQGRELTPPDARSDLRHILEQRAVVHHIPWTGDIPKKIAETAAQVLFFEYDYPDIARLSFLQQTKLHYPSIPIILVTEQHSEAFAVWAFRSRVWDYFVKPLVVDDILHCMESLELVIAERHQGVPRKAILPPHSIPTDARFRPLSQKKNAINAGISYIEKNLHENISQSEVAELCGMTPFQFSRCFKQAYGMTFQEFVIRRRMTEAVRLLKNPSASVTDVCYTVGFRDLSYFTRTFRRYVGMTPSRYKADLENLHTSFSSSSQVS; this is encoded by the coding sequence ATGAGGAAGGGAGCATCGACTTCGGAAGGGTTAACCCTACTTTTAATCGATCTGAGGCAGCAGGGGAGGGAGTTAACGCCACCTGATGCTAGATCTGATCTCCGGCATATTCTGGAACAGCGGGCTGTCGTTCACCACATTCCTTGGACGGGTGATATCCCCAAGAAGATAGCGGAGACGGCAGCCCAGGTCCTTTTTTTCGAATACGATTATCCCGACATCGCCAGGCTTTCATTCCTCCAGCAAACTAAACTCCACTATCCCTCCATTCCCATTATCTTGGTCACGGAACAGCATTCCGAGGCATTTGCTGTCTGGGCGTTTCGTTCACGGGTTTGGGATTATTTTGTAAAGCCCCTTGTCGTCGACGATATTCTGCACTGCATGGAAAGTCTTGAGCTTGTGATTGCAGAGCGGCACCAAGGGGTGCCCAGGAAAGCGATTTTACCCCCCCATTCCATCCCCACGGATGCCCGCTTTCGGCCTTTGTCGCAAAAAAAAAACGCCATTAATGCGGGAATCTCCTATATAGAAAAGAATCTCCATGAGAATATTTCCCAATCCGAGGTAGCCGAGCTTTGTGGCATGACGCCTTTCCAGTTTAGCCGCTGTTTCAAGCAAGCCTATGGCATGACCTTCCAAGAATTTGTCATCCGGCGGCGGATGACCGAGGCCGTACGCTTGCTTAAGAATCCGAGCGCCTCGGTTACGGATGTTTGCTATACCGTGGGTTTCCGGGATCTGTCCTATTTTACCCGCACCTTTCGGCGCTATGTGGGGATGACCCCTTCTCGCTATAAGGCCGATCTGGAGAACCTGCATACTTCCTTTTCTTCTTCCTCCCAAGTTTCCTAG
- a CDS encoding A24 family peptidase translates to MLTSISFTAFSLLGFLLAAASYRDLKSHRIPNVLTFGGALLGLILQVWFLGLEGLLSGLGGLTLGLLLYLPFYLLGGMGAGDVKLLAAVGAFLGAKAILWVAILSLLAGSVIGMGVLLVRGIFLEVWRPYATTAKFLLLAGTYIPPEINRTLNTRFPYAVAIAAGTLGAVFLLSP, encoded by the coding sequence ATGCTTACCTCTATCAGTTTCACGGCTTTTAGTCTTTTAGGATTTCTGCTGGCTGCCGCCAGCTATCGGGATCTGAAATCTCATCGCATTCCCAATGTGCTCACCTTCGGCGGCGCTCTGCTAGGACTGATATTACAGGTCTGGTTTTTAGGTCTGGAGGGATTACTTTCTGGCCTGGGAGGATTGACCCTCGGCTTATTGTTGTATCTGCCTTTTTATCTTCTCGGCGGTATGGGGGCAGGGGATGTGAAACTCCTGGCGGCTGTGGGCGCCTTTTTAGGGGCCAAAGCTATATTGTGGGTTGCCATTTTAAGCCTCTTGGCTGGTTCAGTGATTGGCATGGGGGTACTCCTTGTCCGGGGTATTTTTCTGGAAGTCTGGCGTCCCTATGCCACCACGGCCAAATTCCTGTTATTGGCGGGAACCTACATTCCCCCGGAGATCAATAGGACTTTGAATACCCGCTTTCCCTATGCCGTGGCCATTGCGGCGGGAACTTTGGGTGCGGTCTTTTTGTTGTCGCCCTAG
- a CDS encoding FAD-binding and (Fe-S)-binding domain-containing protein: MMPRLSSDHLFQELSKAIQGEVLTDRLSRMLYATDASPYQQLPLGVVRPHSVEDCVTLIGFANRHRIPLIPRAAGTSLAGQCVGEGLVVDVSRHLTKVLEIDAQGCQARVQPGVILDGLNEQLRPLGLMFAPDPSTGSRCQIGGMMGNNAWGLHSLRYGTTRDHVFAIKAVLSDGSVVFFDPLSPGELEAKLALNSLEGKIYRAVVEAVEEQREVILEHYPSTRGIPCNEGYPLDLLAQGQPWVSDGPPFNLAPFLCGSEGTLALVIEATLKLVPLPGERTLIGAHFSSLEEALQAVAMVLEHQPVAVELLDKTILDLARNNPEQVKNCAWIEGEPAAVLLVELEGDGDPLQQRGEVLAGALGAGNGSYAAPVLPFPEQAWAVRRAGLGLLMGVAGKLKAVTGIEDTAVAVADLPQYVTQVQALMARYGVDCVIYGSAGRGLLHLRPKLDLELAEDQARFQSIMTEMVELVKGFRGVFSAKHGDGRLRAPFLETLLGKEVVALLHRIKQAADPHWHFNPGKILEPPPLLEALRTQQKTPVEPTLSFLDWGKDQGLRGAAARCNGAGVCLKRAGQGTMCPSYMATQEEQHGTRGRANVFRQVLASPGGLTGRDSPLLKEALDLCLACKGCKTECPAGVDIALMKAEFLQQYQNRYGLPWRARVLSQFQRLAWLGSLLPAVVNGLLALKWSRRVLKLHHQRPLPTLARRTFSSQLRDRSPPAHKGRLGEVVLINDLWTEFFDPQIGMAAVNCLEQLGYGVTVTPWLSSGRIQISQGLLTQAQDQFQEAIAVLYPYAAEGKPLIGLEPSELLTFRDEALVLLPVGESRHRAEAIASKAQLFEEFMAREAVAGHINPSFFDDQSRRILVHGHCHGKALAGMQPLLDTLALMGGAVVEAIPSGCCGMAGAFGYEQEHYDLSLRIGELVLLPAVRRAPAGTLICAPGTSCRAQIKDGAQVLAYHPAELLQKALLSL, encoded by the coding sequence ATGATGCCTCGATTAAGCAGCGATCACCTCTTCCAAGAACTTTCAAAAGCGATCCAGGGGGAGGTGCTGACCGATCGTTTGAGCCGGATGCTTTATGCTACCGATGCTTCTCCCTATCAGCAACTTCCCTTAGGCGTGGTTCGACCTCACAGTGTCGAGGATTGTGTGACGCTGATAGGCTTTGCTAACCGCCACCGGATTCCATTGATTCCCCGTGCCGCGGGCACCAGCCTGGCAGGCCAATGCGTGGGTGAAGGGTTGGTGGTCGACGTTTCCCGGCATTTGACTAAGGTGCTGGAAATTGATGCCCAGGGTTGCCAGGCGCGGGTGCAGCCAGGAGTCATCTTAGATGGTTTGAACGAGCAGCTTCGGCCCTTGGGGTTGATGTTTGCGCCGGACCCCTCTACCGGCAGTCGCTGCCAGATAGGCGGTATGATGGGTAACAATGCTTGGGGGTTGCACAGCCTCCGCTATGGGACCACTCGGGACCATGTGTTTGCGATCAAGGCGGTCCTCAGTGATGGTAGTGTGGTTTTTTTTGACCCCCTGAGCCCCGGCGAATTGGAAGCTAAACTGGCGCTGAACTCCCTGGAAGGGAAGATTTACCGTGCCGTAGTGGAGGCCGTGGAGGAACAGCGGGAAGTTATTTTAGAGCACTATCCTAGTACCCGCGGGATCCCTTGCAATGAGGGTTATCCTTTGGACCTATTAGCCCAGGGGCAACCTTGGGTGAGCGATGGCCCCCCTTTCAACCTGGCGCCTTTCCTCTGTGGTAGCGAGGGAACCTTGGCACTGGTTATCGAGGCCACCTTAAAGCTGGTTCCCCTGCCAGGGGAGCGGACCCTGATTGGGGCGCACTTTAGCAGCCTTGAGGAGGCCTTGCAGGCGGTGGCCATGGTGTTAGAGCACCAGCCGGTGGCGGTGGAGTTATTGGATAAAACGATATTGGATTTGGCCCGAAACAACCCGGAGCAGGTAAAAAATTGTGCCTGGATAGAAGGGGAGCCGGCGGCGGTGCTGCTTGTTGAGCTAGAAGGTGATGGGGACCCATTGCAGCAGCGGGGGGAGGTTTTAGCGGGGGCCTTGGGCGCGGGGAATGGCAGTTATGCGGCGCCTGTGCTGCCATTCCCGGAACAAGCATGGGCGGTGCGCCGTGCGGGCCTAGGGTTGCTCATGGGGGTAGCGGGTAAACTTAAGGCCGTGACCGGGATTGAAGATACTGCGGTTGCGGTGGCGGATTTACCCCAATATGTTACCCAGGTGCAAGCTTTGATGGCCCGTTACGGTGTTGATTGTGTGATTTATGGTTCGGCAGGACGGGGATTGTTGCACTTGCGGCCCAAGTTGGATTTGGAGCTGGCGGAAGATCAAGCCCGCTTTCAATCCATCATGACTGAAATGGTGGAGTTAGTGAAGGGGTTTAGGGGTGTTTTCTCCGCCAAACATGGTGACGGACGGTTACGGGCCCCGTTTTTGGAAACCCTATTGGGCAAGGAGGTTGTTGCTCTGCTGCACCGCATTAAGCAGGCGGCCGATCCCCACTGGCATTTTAATCCTGGCAAAATCCTCGAGCCTCCCCCTCTGCTGGAAGCCCTTCGCACCCAGCAGAAAACCCCTGTAGAGCCTACTTTGTCGTTTCTAGATTGGGGCAAAGACCAAGGCTTACGAGGCGCTGCGGCCCGCTGCAATGGGGCGGGAGTCTGTCTCAAGCGGGCCGGTCAGGGAACCATGTGTCCCTCCTATATGGCCACCCAGGAAGAGCAGCATGGCACCCGGGGCCGTGCCAATGTTTTCCGTCAAGTGTTGGCTTCGCCTGGAGGGTTGACAGGTAGAGATAGCCCTTTGCTTAAAGAGGCGCTGGATCTATGTCTGGCCTGCAAGGGTTGTAAGACGGAATGCCCGGCCGGGGTGGACATAGCGCTCATGAAGGCAGAGTTCTTGCAACAATACCAGAACCGCTATGGACTTCCCTGGCGCGCCCGGGTGTTGAGTCAGTTCCAACGTTTGGCCTGGCTAGGCTCCTTGTTGCCCGCCGTGGTCAATGGGCTATTGGCTTTGAAGTGGTCTCGGCGAGTATTAAAATTGCATCATCAACGGCCACTTCCCACCCTGGCGCGCCGAACCTTTAGTTCCCAGCTTCGAGACCGCTCCCCCCCTGCTCATAAGGGTCGTCTTGGCGAAGTGGTGCTCATCAATGATCTCTGGACCGAGTTCTTTGATCCCCAGATCGGGATGGCGGCCGTCAATTGCCTAGAGCAATTGGGATATGGAGTCACCGTGACCCCCTGGTTGTCCTCGGGAAGGATTCAGATCAGTCAGGGTCTGTTGACTCAGGCCCAGGATCAATTTCAGGAAGCGATCGCGGTCCTTTATCCCTATGCCGCCGAGGGCAAACCGCTGATTGGGTTGGAGCCGTCGGAGTTATTGACATTCCGGGATGAGGCTTTGGTTCTATTACCCGTTGGCGAGAGCCGCCATAGGGCTGAAGCCATTGCGAGCAAAGCCCAGTTATTCGAAGAGTTTATGGCCCGGGAGGCGGTCGCTGGACACATTAATCCGTCATTTTTCGATGACCAAAGCCGCCGTATTTTGGTTCATGGCCATTGTCACGGGAAGGCCCTTGCTGGAATGCAACCGCTTCTGGATACGCTAGCCTTGATGGGAGGGGCGGTGGTAGAAGCTATTCCTTCAGGTTGCTGCGGGATGGCGGGTGCTTTTGGCTATGAACAGGAGCATTATGACCTTTCGTTACGTATCGGTGAGTTGGTGTTATTGCCGGCGGTTCGCCGGGCCCCGGCGGGCACTCTGATATGTGCACCGGGCACCAGTTGCCGGGCCCAGATCAAAGATGGTGCCCAAGTCCTGGCCTATCATCCTGCGGAGTTGTTGCAGAAAGCGCTTCTATCTCTCTAG
- a CDS encoding tetratricopeptide repeat protein yields the protein MSTSLLGCATATKPPPENRDAVAPDPQAIQKAMETGDQALKVGNRDLALFHYVKVLTLDPENVEALYKIATIHREKGNTELAEKAYRDTLKQKANHAGALEGFGLLQLHKKEFDLAKDKLAAAVKIDPKRWRAHNGLGVIADLRKDYVTAQQHYQAALEIKPGLPLLLNNLGYSHYLAGNWKLARSFFEKILAKDSRHEKAWANLGLIYVRQGHHDEATSAFQNIMDEPESLYHIGYILMMEGDHRTAANYFRKAISASPTYYPEANDNLEKIQALFKANR from the coding sequence TTGTCTACATCACTTTTGGGTTGCGCCACCGCCACTAAGCCTCCTCCCGAGAATAGGGATGCCGTTGCCCCCGATCCCCAAGCTATTCAAAAGGCGATGGAGACCGGCGACCAAGCCCTTAAGGTAGGCAATAGGGATCTGGCTCTATTTCATTACGTGAAGGTCTTAACCTTAGACCCGGAAAATGTTGAGGCGCTCTATAAAATAGCCACGATACATCGGGAGAAAGGAAATACGGAGCTAGCCGAGAAAGCCTATCGGGACACCCTAAAACAAAAAGCGAATCATGCCGGGGCATTGGAAGGTTTCGGATTATTGCAACTCCATAAAAAGGAGTTTGACTTGGCGAAGGATAAATTAGCCGCCGCGGTTAAAATAGATCCAAAGCGCTGGCGGGCCCATAACGGCCTGGGGGTCATTGCCGATCTTCGCAAGGATTACGTCACCGCACAGCAACACTACCAAGCCGCCCTGGAAATTAAACCGGGACTTCCCTTGCTGCTCAATAACCTCGGGTATTCCCACTATCTTGCCGGGAATTGGAAATTGGCCCGTTCTTTCTTTGAAAAAATATTGGCCAAAGATTCCCGTCATGAAAAGGCCTGGGCCAATCTGGGTCTTATCTATGTACGTCAGGGTCATCATGATGAAGCGACAAGCGCCTTCCAAAATATTATGGACGAACCCGAATCCCTCTACCATATCGGCTATATTCTGATGATGGAAGGCGACCATCGAACCGCTGCAAATTATTTCCGTAAAGCCATCAGTGCTTCACCCACCTACTATCCAGAAGCCAATGATAATTTAGAGAAAATACAGGCCCTCTTTAAAGCAAACCGATAG
- a CDS encoding type II and III secretion system protein family protein, with product MSPQKNYLVVGNRRTWLSGILFFLVINIIVFFSLTSLALAQTSPLTPRQSENLIIQSDIEGDFQVPLYKSGVIELEERAKRISVGNPGIADILMLHSRQLYVVGKALGTTNVVVWDKNERVFASFNIEVVHDLDTLKRKLHRLLPGEVIEVHSAQERIILSGQVSSVVKMKAAEDLAQGFLPECISAESNVLVRDTTQGTPIIIQQGDGGRGASGANQEGCKKGSVVNLMQVGGAHQVMLEIKVAEIARTVLKRFDSNFNVFSFDSPWKFGANSGGASFPNALTPSGNEVPILGSLNGEDSPIGPVVDLFQPNTPGIQDKGVFLSYLSSKFFLEAVLEASRQKGLAKVLAEPTLTTLTGQEAQFVSGGEFPIPVPQSGITGNVTIEFKEFGVIVNFLPLVLDSGRINLKLNVAVSELSQDVPVTLGVQGTENTFVIPSLTKRSAKATVELADGQTIGIAGLINDNLRELVTKLPGLGDVPILGALFRSQEFMSGQTELVMFVTPHLARPISPQQVKLPTDSFVPPTDLEFYLMGRMEAREMSNSSPSSQGIIDIGPESHRFGHQL from the coding sequence ATGTCCCCGCAAAAAAATTATCTTGTCGTTGGCAATCGCCGAACCTGGCTATCCGGTATCTTATTTTTTCTCGTCATTAATATTATTGTTTTTTTCAGCCTGACCTCTCTTGCTTTGGCGCAAACCTCTCCCTTGACCCCAAGGCAGTCAGAGAATTTGATTATTCAATCCGATATCGAGGGTGACTTTCAGGTTCCTTTATATAAGTCTGGGGTGATTGAGCTTGAAGAAAGAGCAAAGAGGATCTCCGTGGGTAATCCCGGTATTGCCGATATTCTCATGCTCCACAGCCGTCAATTGTATGTGGTGGGTAAGGCCCTCGGCACCACCAATGTGGTGGTTTGGGATAAAAATGAACGGGTTTTTGCTTCCTTCAACATAGAAGTCGTCCATGACCTGGACACGTTAAAACGTAAACTTCATCGGCTATTGCCCGGTGAAGTCATCGAAGTCCATTCCGCCCAGGAACGGATTATTCTCAGTGGTCAGGTCTCGAGCGTGGTGAAGATGAAGGCGGCGGAGGATTTGGCCCAAGGATTTTTACCCGAATGCATCAGTGCCGAATCGAATGTCTTGGTGCGGGATACCACCCAAGGAACGCCCATTATTATTCAACAGGGTGATGGTGGGCGTGGCGCCAGTGGAGCGAACCAGGAGGGCTGTAAGAAAGGCAGTGTGGTTAATCTGATGCAGGTAGGCGGCGCTCATCAGGTGATGCTGGAGATCAAGGTCGCCGAGATTGCCCGTACGGTACTGAAACGGTTCGACTCCAATTTTAATGTCTTTAGCTTCGACAGCCCCTGGAAGTTTGGTGCTAACAGTGGGGGGGCTTCCTTCCCCAATGCCTTGACCCCCAGTGGCAATGAGGTTCCGATCTTAGGCTCTCTCAATGGAGAGGACAGCCCCATTGGCCCCGTGGTTGATCTCTTTCAGCCCAATACTCCCGGGATACAAGATAAGGGGGTCTTTCTGAGCTACCTGAGTAGCAAGTTCTTCCTGGAAGCGGTGCTGGAAGCCTCGCGTCAGAAAGGGCTGGCCAAAGTCTTGGCGGAACCCACCCTCACGACGTTGACGGGCCAAGAAGCCCAGTTTGTCTCGGGAGGTGAGTTTCCCATTCCGGTCCCTCAGAGCGGCATTACCGGCAATGTGACCATTGAATTCAAGGAGTTTGGCGTGATCGTCAATTTCTTACCGCTGGTTTTGGATTCGGGCCGCATCAATCTTAAACTCAATGTGGCGGTGAGCGAATTGTCTCAGGATGTCCCGGTAACCTTGGGAGTCCAAGGCACCGAAAACACCTTCGTGATTCCTTCGCTGACTAAGCGCAGCGCCAAAGCGACAGTGGAATTGGCCGATGGTCAGACCATCGGCATTGCCGGATTGATTAACGATAACCTTCGGGAACTCGTGACTAAGCTTCCAGGCCTGGGTGATGTGCCGATCCTGGGGGCTCTATTCCGGAGCCAAGAATTTATGTCCGGCCAGACGGAACTGGTGATGTTCGTTACTCCCCATTTAGCCCGTCCCATTTCACCCCAGCAGGTCAAACTGCCCACGGACAGTTTTGTCCCCCCTACCGATCTTGAGTTTTATTTAATGGGCAGAATGGAGGCGCGGGAAATGTCGAACTCCTCCCCATCTTCTCAGGGCATTATTGATATTGGCCCCGAGAGTCACCGTTTTGGCCACCAGTTGTAA
- a CDS encoding nucleoside deaminase yields the protein MNPEFMAEAIRLASQGMDDDLGGPFGALIVRDGEILAHACNGVVEACDPTAHAEIQAIRMACKHINHFHLEGCVLYCSCEPCPMCLGAAYWAHLDGIYYAASREDAANIGFADAAIYDELCLEPSRRRIPMIQLMREEILHVFQRWMEKSDRILY from the coding sequence ATGAATCCAGAGTTTATGGCAGAGGCGATTAGGCTAGCAAGTCAAGGCATGGATGATGATCTTGGAGGGCCTTTCGGTGCCCTGATTGTGCGTGATGGGGAGATCTTGGCGCATGCTTGTAATGGAGTCGTTGAAGCGTGCGATCCCACCGCCCATGCGGAAATTCAAGCCATTCGCATGGCTTGCAAGCATATCAATCATTTTCATCTCGAGGGTTGTGTTTTATATTGCAGTTGTGAACCTTGCCCCATGTGCTTGGGGGCTGCTTACTGGGCCCATCTCGATGGTATCTACTACGCCGCTAGCCGAGAAGATGCGGCCAATATTGGTTTTGCCGATGCCGCGATTTATGATGAACTTTGCCTTGAGCCGAGTAGGCGCCGTATTCCCATGATCCAGCTCATGCGAGAAGAGATTCTCCATGTCTTTCAGCGCTGGATGGAAAAATCGGATCGAATCCTTTACTGA
- a CDS encoding CPBP family intramembrane glutamic endopeptidase has product MNRRQAWVDIILALALVGVSGVAVGLMSALMAQHQFSLLLILQGVFILLGLRLLLAMRGQSWRHLGLQALTFKDLGRTLIGLLSCIGANMVLTTAAFIIDPQLLKQHANQLKVIATQLGSEVPFAGIAAMMFFVGVYEEIMARGFLLTRCRTALGGLWAPILLSSFLFGLGHLYQGWIGVAQTTLFGIVLAALTVRWGTLWPAIFAHAILNTFSLVILERLAEQVP; this is encoded by the coding sequence ATGAACCGGCGGCAAGCATGGGTTGATATTATTCTCGCCCTTGCCTTAGTGGGGGTGAGTGGCGTAGCGGTTGGGCTTATGAGCGCATTGATGGCCCAACATCAATTTTCGTTGCTGTTGATATTGCAGGGGGTGTTCATTCTCCTCGGTTTACGCCTCCTGCTGGCCATGCGGGGGCAGAGTTGGCGGCACCTTGGGTTACAGGCGCTCACCTTCAAGGATCTGGGCCGGACTCTGATAGGACTGTTAAGCTGTATTGGCGCCAACATGGTGCTGACAACGGCGGCATTCATTATCGACCCGCAATTGCTCAAGCAGCATGCAAATCAGCTCAAAGTGATCGCCACCCAACTGGGCAGTGAAGTCCCGTTTGCCGGAATCGCGGCCATGATGTTCTTTGTGGGCGTGTATGAGGAAATCATGGCTCGAGGTTTCCTCTTGACTCGATGCCGGACCGCACTGGGAGGCCTATGGGCGCCCATTTTGTTATCCTCCTTTCTATTTGGATTAGGTCATTTATACCAAGGATGGATCGGGGTAGCGCAAACGACCCTGTTCGGTATTGTGCTTGCCGCTTTAACGGTACGTTGGGGGACCCTATGGCCGGCAATTTTTGCACATGCCATACTCAATACCTTTTCCCTTGTTATTCTAGAACGGCTTGCTGAGCAAGTACCGTAA